ATTATGCTGcaaagttatttatttatttattttgataccATAAACTAGAAATAACATGTTACATTTAACAAAATCAATGTTGTGAACTGAGATATTTTTGTGAATCCAACTCTtttcaaatagaaaaataatataaattagaaaatatgtttagttcacataaagatcttaaaaaaatctcaaatattaTCATGACTCGTTGTGTAGTATTAGATTATAagactatatttattataaagtaaatataatctatcacatataaatatattaatttataaatttatttttatgaaatttatatctGAATTTAGAGTAGAATCTTTTTCTAAACTGGATTAGACGGAGTTCatccatctataaaaattataagtaccCATTCAACATGAAATAGCACATGTTTGTTTAGGGCCtaacttaaaaattattatatgtctcttaaatatatatataaaaaaaaaatggtgagaaattGATAGTCGGTGAAATCTAATTTTAAGAAATACTGTCCATTGGGATATCTCCGTCATTGGCTCAATTTAATCCACGTGGACTCGAAGTGTGGGGTGACCCAAATCTGGccatccattttttcttttcaattttttgagtttactttcttttttttcgaaGTTTTTAGTTaattgtatgttttttttagaaattatccatttaatatatatataattattaaaaaaataaataatgtttataatcattaaatgtataaatattttatatttatttaaaaaaataaatatatataacatttatataaaaattaattaatcttttaataatatatctcacttattttttgaaaagaatactAACGTTTATACAATTAAACGAGCATAATTAAACAATGGTTTTATTTTGATCTTACACAcacactcactctctctctcaaacttttGTACCGGACGGAGAACCTCAAGGGTCGAGTTTAGACTCAAGACCCACCTCccaaaaattaattaatcttttaataatatatctcacttattttttgaaaagaatactAACGTTTATACAATTAAACGAGCATAATTAAACAATGGTTTTATTTTGATCTTACACAcacactcactctctctctcaaacttttGTACCGGACGGAGAACCTCAAGGGTCGAGTTTAGACTCAAGACCCACCTCCCAAAAATTCCCTTTCCCTCCTCCCCCAACTGAAAGCTGAGCCAGAGCCTCTCTCACAGTACTGACAATCTCTGTGCATGATCCTCTGCAACTCGTCTACTCAAAGATCCTTCATTTTCTCCTCTGAGCTTCCTCTACGCTCCTGATCTCCTGGTCAGTCAGCTCCTCTCTTTTTCACCATTAATTGCTGTAATTTCGATGCAAAATAAACCCTTAGCCACTCTTTTTtgccaaaaaaaattatcaattcaTAAATTCTGGAAGCTAATGGACAAATTAGGCATTTTATTGTCAGCCAGTCATGGATATTGAACCTCTGAGCATTGAAAATGAGGTTATGGAGTTCGACATGGGTGGTTCTGTGGAAGATGAAACGACCACCCTCGACTTAGAACACCCTGATGACGACTATGAAAGGGATTACAATGATGAATTAGTCGAAGGTTCTAATCCGTCTACTTCTCATGGGTTTCTAACCTCAGATGGAGACCCAAATCTTGAACCTTACGAGGGCATGGAATTCGATTCTGAACAGGCTGCGCGTATCTTCTATAATTCGTATGCCCGCCGCATTGGTTTTAGCACCCGGGTCAGTGTGTACCAGCGGTCCCGACGTGATGGGTCCATCATATGCCGTCAAATTGTGTGTTCTCGTGAAGGGTTTCGTCGTGAGGGGGCTGAAAATAGGTCTAAGAGACAGCGGACGATCACTAGAGTTGGGTGTAAGGCGCAGATGACTGTAAAGAAGCAGAGTTCTGGAAAATGGGCGGTGTCAAAACTCGTGAAGGAACATAATCATGAGCTTGTGCCGCCGGATAAGGTGCATTGCCTCCGGTCACATAGGCATGTATCAGGTCCTGCTCGAAGCCTGATTGATACCCTCCAAGCGGCTGGCATGGGTCCTAGTGGAGTAATGTCTGTGTTGATCAAGGAATCGGGTGGTATTAACAATGTTGGATTTACTAAAGTTGATTGCCAGAATTATATGAGTAGTAGTAGGCAGAGGACTTTAGGAAGTGGGGGCCAGAttgtttttgattatttgaagCAAATGCAGGTTGAGGATCCTGATTTCTTTTATGCAGTCCAGGGTGATTTTGAGAATTCAACAGGAAACATTTTCTGGGCTGATGCAAATTCAAGAATGAATTATAACTACTTTGGAGAAACTGTTACATTTGATACGACATATAGAATGAATCGTTACCGTGTCCCCTTTGCTCCATTTACAGGGTGGAACCATCATGGACAACCAGTATTGTTTGGATGTGCGTTACTCCTCAACGAGTCAGAGTCCTCGTTTGTTTGGCTATTCCAGACTTGGCTAACAGCAATGTCTGGACGCCATCCTATCTCAATCACAACAGATCAGGATAGAATCATACGAGCAGCTGTTATACAAGTGCTTCCAGGAACCCGTCACCGATTTTGTAAATGGAATGTGTTCAGGGAAGCTCAAGAGAAGCTTTCTGATGTATATCGCTCAAACCCTACTTTCGAAGCGGAATTTCAGAAGTGCATCAATTTGACAGAGACAATGGATGAGTTCGAGTCATGTTGGGAGTCCCTTCTTCAAAGATATGATCTTGGGGATAATGAGTGGCTTCAGTCAATGTACAATGCTCGCCAACAATGGGTACCAGTTTATCTACGGGATGCATTCTTCGGGGAGATGTCCATAACCCAAGGAAGTGATAATGTTAATTCATACTTTGATGGCTATATAAACGCATCAACTAATATTCAGGTGCTGATTAAGCAGTATGAAAAAGCAATTGCTAGCCGAtatgaaaaggaaataaaagcaGATTATGATACAATTAATATTTCACCTGTTCTGAAAACACCATCTCCCATGGAAAAACAAGCAGCAAATCTCTATACAaggaaaatatttatgaaattccAAGAAGAATTGGTTGAGACTCTTGCTTATCCTGCAACTATAGTTGATGACACTGGATCAGAAACTATGTATCGGGTGGCAAAATTTGGGGAAGACCACAAAGTAAATTTTGTTAGGTTCAATGTTTTTGAAAAGAGAGCCAGTTGTAGCTgtcaattatttgaattttcagGTATTATATGTAGACACATATTAGCAGTATTTAGAGTAATGAATGTACTTACACTTCCATCTCATTATATCTTGAAACGGTGGACAAGAAATGCCAAAAGTGGGGTCTTGTTGGATGAGCGCACTCTTGGACTGCCAAGTGATTCTCAAGAGTCATCTACTGCCCGGTATGACAGTCTGCAACGGGAGGCTATCAAATATGTTGAAGAAGGGGCCGAATCCATGCATATTTATAATGTTGCGATGAATGCTCTTCATGAGGCTGCAAAGAAGGTTGCTGCAGCCAAGAAGCAAGGTTCTGGGGTCACTACTCAAAGTATCCTGTCTAATACCCGTCAACAGCTTCAGTCTTGCTCCATGGTATGTTCTTTTCTCATAAAAGATATTCCCCCACTACGGCCTCTGCATCATatctttttgaatttattttccctGTAAATATTCTCTACTTGCCGATCCAAGTCTTTTCCTCATATTAACAATGCTGCTCTATCAGCTTGAAACCATGGGTATATCCTAATAATGACTTGTGTTATGAATTGTACAGGGCCTTTTTCCTCTGATTCCGCATTAATGTCTGTTTAAGGGTTATGTAGATGATTTCGTGCTGTTTGATTAAACCAAGAAGAGTACCGACTAAAACTGTGGGGGCATAGGATGGATCTTGGGGGGTTTAAAGATGAGACACACTAAAAGTCTAAAACTCTATTAAGAACACTAAGTTCACATATTCCACCGAATATTTGGATGCAATGGTCTGACTTACAATGTTGGATTTCAAGCATCAGCCAatcaagattttttttgttcatgGAAATCTAGATACTGCCTTTAGAAATAATCACCAGATAAAGAAATGGTTTGTTTTCTCCCTTTACGAGTGATACAAGAAACCTTATGCCCACAAATCCCACCTAGAATGGGTTGAACCCCTGGTGTCCACCTATACTACGAGGATATGTGCCATTAAGCTACAAGGCCATGGCCATTAGTACCATGAGAAACATACTCTGGCGATGCTTTGTAGGAAATATAATCTCTGAAAATACTACCTTCGCTGATTCTAATCATGTCTACAAGTCAAGTAGAAAAATCTTATACTTTGACATACAAGCATCTTCTATGCCGtttccataatttttttctccttaGTCAAGAATACAGTTTAAGTTTTGTGGCTTGGAAGATTTCAAGAGCTTGAAATCAGGGATGAAgtcaggatttttttttttttttttcttggagggACATGACCATACCCTATTGTAAGATAATAATAATGCCTTTTCTCATTCCAACTTTCAGATCCCTACAaccaatattaaaaaacaagGTGACAGAgtgagaataataaaaaatgaattcccaaaattctgtcattaaaaaaaaaaaaaaaatttccaaaatgatttgatcatatatataaattaaattcgTATACCTTAAAAACGTAACATAAAAAGCCTAGTGAATTTTTGGGGCCAAActtttaggtttaaaaaaaaaaaaacctctgatattttctttttaacctTTAGGCCACTTCTAATTTTTGGGGGGCTTGAGGTCTCTTTAGATTTTTTGGGTGCCATTTTTCAGGTCTTGGAGGGGGCTAGtagtttttttggatttttttgggAGTGAGGCAAGGGAAGTAGATTTTTGGAGTGGTcaattgtgatatatatatatttaaaagagaaatgctttcTTAGATGTGTGAGTTGTGTTTCTTATATGTACACCTGCATGTTAATTTCAATTAATATGCAGTATTTTCTTTCCACTTTTGTAGGATCTGGATGAGAAAATTCTGGAATTAACTGCTGAATTGGAGAATGCAAGTCAGCGATGTGAAGCATACCGAGCAAAACTGTTCAGTGTCTTGAAGAATATGGAGGAACAGAAGTTGCAGATATCCGTTAAGGTTCAGAATGTGAGGCTGAATCTGAGAAGTTAAATTTCAAGGGGTTGGTGGTGGTGATGATGTTTTCATCGGCTTACTAGTTACAGCATCTACAAATGAGAGTTGAGTGCTTAAGAGTATCTCCACTGTACTTTCCATTGTAATATATGTGCTTTTAGTAGTTACTGGAAGAGGACAAAAACTTTCATAGTTTAGGACAGTTGTAGACCGTGTCCACTTCTAATTGGTTGTAATAGTAGAATAGATTCTCTTAAGTGGGTGCAGAGGTTGAGagaaaaaagcaaaaataaactACGGATGTGGTGTTATTTTTGTCTTTGCAGCTCCTTCCTTGTTCATATATGTTGTCtttatatttacagttttagaacgtctaaatttcatatattctctttgaaaaaaatatttgaatttgagaCTCACATAAAAGAATTGAATATGCAGAGCTTTGTACTCCTAGtattgtatttaacattattcttataaataactataaaataattaggcattgtggatattgagatgagatgaaagattTGTCAatggtagtaaaataatttataaataataatgaaatgatttaagttaaaatgtttggattttgagaaatgagagaaaaaaattgaagaaaaatattacaaaattcaaatattattataatataatttttgttttagcatttgaaaaaattgaattattttttgtattttatataaaagtttcgaaaaattataatgattaagtaataattagataaaaaaattaaatatttgaattaaaatatgtgtatttataattttaaatatggagATGAGATAAAACTATTTTGCAATTCGGGGACTTAGGATACTATTATGCCCGggaaaaaatgatattgaatataGATTAGGACCAGAGTGTAAAGATGCATGCCATCTCCTCA
This genomic window from Carya illinoinensis cultivar Pawnee chromosome 7, C.illinoinensisPawnee_v1, whole genome shotgun sequence contains:
- the LOC122316742 gene encoding protein FAR1-RELATED SEQUENCE 5-like, whose amino-acid sequence is MDIEPLSIENEVMEFDMGGSVEDETTTLDLEHPDDDYERDYNDELVEGSNPSTSHGFLTSDGDPNLEPYEGMEFDSEQAARIFYNSYARRIGFSTRVSVYQRSRRDGSIICRQIVCSREGFRREGAENRSKRQRTITRVGCKAQMTVKKQSSGKWAVSKLVKEHNHELVPPDKVHCLRSHRHVSGPARSLIDTLQAAGMGPSGVMSVLIKESGGINNVGFTKVDCQNYMSSSRQRTLGSGGQIVFDYLKQMQVEDPDFFYAVQGDFENSTGNIFWADANSRMNYNYFGETVTFDTTYRMNRYRVPFAPFTGWNHHGQPVLFGCALLLNESESSFVWLFQTWLTAMSGRHPISITTDQDRIIRAAVIQVLPGTRHRFCKWNVFREAQEKLSDVYRSNPTFEAEFQKCINLTETMDEFESCWESLLQRYDLGDNEWLQSMYNARQQWVPVYLRDAFFGEMSITQGSDNVNSYFDGYINASTNIQVLIKQYEKAIASRYEKEIKADYDTINISPVLKTPSPMEKQAANLYTRKIFMKFQEELVETLAYPATIVDDTGSETMYRVAKFGEDHKVNFVRFNVFEKRASCSCQLFEFSGIICRHILAVFRVMNVLTLPSHYILKRWTRNAKSGVLLDERTLGLPSDSQESSTARYDSLQREAIKYVEEGAESMHIYNVAMNALHEAAKKVAAAKKQGSGVTTQSILSNTRQQLQSCSMDLDEKILELTAELENASQRCEAYRAKLFSVLKNMEEQKLQISVKVQNVRLNLRS